The following proteins are co-located in the Ictalurus punctatus breed USDA103 chromosome 14, Coco_2.0, whole genome shotgun sequence genome:
- the LOC128634954 gene encoding protocadherin gamma-A11-like: MDIITMFWRIQPALQRLLILLLCVGFQPIIDAQVRYSIPEEMQPGSLIGDLSKDLGLSIGRIKSGRTRIVTEEINDLVHFQPDKGILSVKKRIDREELCGQTSPCSFSFEVVLENPMELFSVTVEILDINDNSPAFSTKEIILDISESSAVGAQFILGGAIDPDVGINTLQRYSLKPTSHFSLKEQTHSDGSKYAEMVLNRPLDREQQAEVKLTLTAADGGSPPRTGTVSIRVIVQDANDNAPIFTQAVYKASVVENSARGTLVAIVLATDEDEGMFGHVTYYLDQISHAGQVFSLNPNNGEIRIEGEVDFEKIKQYQLNVIAKDTGSLSNSCKVIIEVIDKNDNIPVIALTSFSNSIPEDSPPETTVAIINVKDADSGKNGLINCTISRSVPFKIKSSLVNYYTLITDGILDREAISEYNVTITAADQGTPSLYSNKILLVRVTDVNDNKPVFDQNVYSAFIPENNSPGFSIISIHASDADSNQNARISYYLEDMQLNGEPLSSILSINAETGVVYTLRSFDYEKIKMLQFYVNAQDGGTPALSSSAQIKVQIQDQNDNAPQILYPVQTGGSVVAEMVPRSADVGYLVTKVVAVDVDSGQNAWLSYKLQKATDRALFEVGLQNGEIRTVRQVTDKDAVKQKLTVVVEDNGQPSRSATVNVNVAVADTFPEVLSEFTDFTHDKEYNENLTFYLVLALAAVSILFITCLVVIISVKIYRWRQSRMYLQSHLPVIPYYPPRYADSVGTGTHQHLYNYEIYRTTDSRKDNATFSEPNSQSLMSVYSAGADTLPKDRLDSDDSEVSNTLVS; this comes from the coding sequence ATGGACATTATTACTATGTTTTGGAGAATACAACCGGCGCTTCAAAGGCTGCTCATTCTGCTTTTGTGTGTTGGTTTTCAGCCTATAATTGATGCTCAAGTTCGATATTCGATACCGGAGGAAATGCAGCCTGGATCTCTCATTGGTGATTTATCAAAAGATCTCGGATTAAGTATTGGAAGAATAAAGTCTGGTCGAACACGTATTGTGACCGAGGAAATCAACGACTTGGTGCATTTCCAGCCAGACAAAGGCATTCTCTCGGTGAAAAAACGCATAGATCGGGAGGAGCTCTGTGGACAAACGTCTCCGTGTAGCTTCAGTTTCGAggtggttttggaaaacccaaTGGAATTATTTAGTGTTACGGTAGAAATACTAGATATTAATGATAATTCCCCTGCGTTCTCGACGAAAGAAATTATCTTAGATATAAGTGAATCTTCTGCAGTAGGAGCGCAGTTTATTTTAGGCGGTGCGATTGATCCTGATGTAGGTATAAATACACTTCAACGCTACAGTCTAAAGCCTACTTCGCATTTTAGCTTGAAGGAACAAACACATTCTGACGGCAGTAAGTACGCAGAGATGGTGCTGAATAGACCACTGGATAGAGAACAGCAGGCGGAGGTGAAACTCACTCTGACCGCGGCTGATGGTGGCAGCCCTCCGCGTACCGGCACAGTGAGTATACGCGTCATTGTGCAAGATGCAAATGATAATGCGCCCATCTTCACACAAGCCGTTTATAAAGCTTCTGTGGTGGAAAACTCAGCGAGAGGCACTCTTGTTGCTATTGTCCTTGCCACTGATGAAGACGAAGGAATGTTTGGCCATGTAACGTATTACCTCGATCAGATATCACACGCTGGCCAAGTGTTTTCACTGAATCCTAATAACGGAGAGATTCGAATTGAAGGCGAGGTTGATTTTGAAAAGATTAAGCAATATCAGTTGAATGTAATCGCCAAAGACACGGGTTCCCTGTCTAATTCCTGTAAAGTCATTATTGAAGTAATTGATAAAAACGATAATATACCAGTTATAGCCTTGACCTCTTTTTCAAACAGTATTCCTGAGGACTCTCCACCAGAAACCACTGTAgccatcataaatgtaaaagaCGCAGATTCGGGGAAGAATGGGCTCATAAACTGCACCATTAGTAGATCCGTACCGTTCAAAATTAAGTCATCTTTAGTAAACTATTACACTCTGATTACAGATGGTATTTTAGACCGGGAAGCTATTTCTGAGTATAATGTAACCATAACAGCAGCTGATCAGGGCACTCCATCTTTatacagtaataaaatattactaGTTCGAGTCACTGACGTCAATGATAACAAACCTGTTTTTGATCAAAATGTTTATTCTGCATTTATCCCCGAAAACAATTCACCTGGCTTTTCTATTATTTCGATTCATGCAAGTGATGCAGATTCTAATCAAAATGCTAGAATATCCTACTACCTCGAAGACATGCAGCTAAACGGCGAACCATTATCTTCTATTTTGTCTATTAATGCTGAGACAGGCGTTGTATACACGTTGCGCTCATTTGACTACGAAAAAATCAAAATGTTGCAGTTTTACGTGAATGCCCAGGACGGAGGCACGCCAGCTCTGAGTAGCAGCGCACAAATCAAAGTTCAAATTCAGGACCAGAATGACAACGCACCTCAGATTCTGTATCCAGTACAAACTGGTGGCTCTGTGGTGGCTGAAATGGTGCCTCGTTCAGCAGATGTGGGCTATCTTGTCACTAAAGTGGTGGCTGTGGATGTGGACTCTGGACAGAATGCCTGGCTCTCATATAAACTACAGAAAGCGACAGACAGGGCGCTGTTTGAAGTGGGCTTACAGAATGGAGAAATAAGAACTGTGCGTCAAGTCACTGATAAAGATGCTGTGAAACAGAAGCTCACTGTTGTAGTGGAGGACAACGGACAGCCCTCTCGTTCAGCTACAGTCAATGTTAACGTGGCGGTGGCGGACACTTTCCCTGAAGTGCTCTCAGAGTTCACTGACTTTACACACGACAAGGAATACAACGAAAACCTGACATTTTATCTAGTCCTGGCCTTGGCTGCAGTCTCAATTCTATTCATAACATGTTTAGTAGTCATTATATCAGTGAAAATCTACCGATGGCGACAATCTCGCATGTATTTACAGTCCCATCTTCCAGTGATTCCGTATTATCCACCGCGTTATGCTGACTCCGTAGGCACTGGAACTCATCAGCATTTGTATAATTATGAAATCTACAGAACCACTGATTCCAGGAAAGACAACGCTACATTTTCCGAACCAAACAGTCAGAGTCTAATGAGCGTTTACTCTGCTGGAGCAGATACTCTCCCAAAGGACAGACTCGACAGTGACGACTCTGAAGTAAGCAACACCTTGGTGAGTTAA